In Flagellatimonas centrodinii, a single window of DNA contains:
- a CDS encoding acyl-CoA dehydrogenase family protein, producing the protein MQASSAKAVPITPDVLVQRARQLAPKLAERAEAANAARAIPKETIADMQEAGFFEVLKPKRYGGYEMDPQVFYDVQMELAKGCMSTAWVYGVVGVHNWQIALFDPKAAEDVWGGGDHSVLIASTYMPKGQVTPVEGGFRFSGRWGFSSGIEHCDWVFLGGLIFNEGQPPEYRTFLLPKSDFKVVDTWHTMGLKATGSNDIVVEDVFVPEYRTHKASDGFMGTNPGRDTFTAPLYQLPFGQIFVRAVSTAAIGGLEGMIECFKEFGGNWTGNMGAKTSEQVPAQMAVANASVAADEMRLALDRNFTELKAAAVKGEPVSVERRLHFRYQAAQVVDRCCEHAYKLHSACGGRGIFTDFPLVRFFTDILSARAHYANNPDVFGRNFGGALLGRENTDFFI; encoded by the coding sequence ATGCAGGCCTCCAGCGCGAAAGCCGTTCCGATCACCCCCGATGTCCTGGTTCAGCGGGCGCGGCAACTCGCACCGAAGCTGGCCGAGCGTGCCGAGGCCGCCAACGCGGCGCGGGCGATCCCGAAAGAAACCATCGCCGACATGCAGGAAGCGGGCTTTTTCGAGGTGCTCAAGCCCAAGCGCTATGGCGGCTACGAGATGGACCCGCAGGTGTTCTACGACGTCCAAATGGAACTGGCCAAGGGGTGTATGTCCACCGCCTGGGTCTACGGGGTGGTCGGCGTGCACAACTGGCAGATCGCCCTGTTCGACCCCAAGGCGGCCGAGGATGTCTGGGGTGGCGGTGACCATTCCGTCCTGATCGCCTCCACCTACATGCCCAAGGGTCAGGTGACACCGGTCGAGGGCGGATTCCGCTTCAGCGGGCGCTGGGGTTTCTCCAGCGGTATCGAACATTGCGACTGGGTGTTTCTCGGAGGGCTCATCTTCAATGAGGGCCAGCCGCCGGAATACCGGACCTTCCTGCTGCCGAAGTCGGATTTCAAGGTGGTCGACACCTGGCACACCATGGGGCTCAAGGCCACCGGCTCCAACGACATCGTGGTCGAAGACGTATTCGTCCCCGAGTACCGGACCCACAAGGCCAGCGATGGCTTCATGGGCACCAACCCGGGCCGTGACACCTTCACCGCGCCGCTGTACCAGTTGCCGTTCGGCCAGATCTTTGTTCGCGCCGTGTCCACCGCCGCCATCGGCGGGCTGGAGGGCATGATCGAGTGCTTCAAGGAATTCGGCGGCAACTGGACCGGCAACATGGGCGCCAAGACCTCCGAACAGGTGCCGGCGCAGATGGCGGTGGCCAATGCCAGCGTCGCCGCCGATGAAATGCGCCTGGCACTGGACCGCAACTTCACCGAACTCAAGGCCGCGGCCGTCAAGGGCGAGCCGGTGAGTGTCGAACGTCGCCTGCACTTCCGCTACCAGGCGGCGCAGGTGGTGGACCGCTGCTGCGAGCACGCCTACAAGCTGCATTCCGCCTGCGGTGGCCGCGGCATCTTCACCGACTTCCCGCTGGTGCGCTTCTTCACCGACATTCTCTCGGCACGCGCGCACTATGCCAACAACCCGGACGTGTTTGGGCGCAACTTCGGCGGTGCACTGCTCGGCCGCGAGAACACCGACTTTTTCATCTGA
- a CDS encoding Rieske 2Fe-2S domain-containing protein: MATSREYGLGEFTFPRGWFMVAESAKVTDKPMGVKYFGQEFALYRGKESGRVILLDAYCPHMGTHLARNSTSYVAQDGPVEGDSIRCPYHAWRFGPDGKCNHIPYSNGPIPPAAKVRSWPVKEHLGAVFVWHDPEGGEPDYELPVIPECSDPSWVPLAFDDLGVVESHTQEIVDNITDVAHFGPVHGSITQYFENEFKGHIAVQRMGGGHRTLTTAGGPMLETEAVYHGPSLLITKMSGTHDSYIYIAHTPVEDGSAYVWHGLMVKSPTGQPQYTAEDTEIARQYQAMALAAFAQDFEVWRHKRPCIKGLFVQGDGAFLKQRAWYKQFYNPRAMKRELLQAVEGVHRARGMDGAPPEAVKPVPVAAEEVVS, from the coding sequence ATGGCAACGTCCCGCGAGTACGGCCTTGGCGAATTCACCTTCCCCCGTGGCTGGTTCATGGTCGCCGAGAGCGCGAAGGTCACCGACAAGCCCATGGGCGTGAAGTATTTCGGCCAGGAGTTCGCGCTATATCGCGGCAAGGAAAGCGGCCGCGTCATTCTGCTCGATGCCTACTGCCCGCACATGGGGACCCACCTCGCACGCAATAGCACCAGCTATGTCGCCCAGGATGGCCCGGTGGAGGGCGACTCCATCCGCTGCCCGTACCACGCCTGGCGCTTCGGCCCCGATGGCAAGTGCAATCACATCCCCTACTCCAACGGCCCCATCCCGCCCGCCGCCAAGGTGCGCTCGTGGCCGGTCAAGGAGCATCTGGGCGCCGTGTTCGTCTGGCACGACCCCGAAGGCGGTGAGCCCGACTACGAGTTGCCGGTCATTCCCGAGTGCAGCGACCCCAGCTGGGTCCCCCTGGCCTTCGACGATCTCGGGGTGGTGGAGAGCCACACCCAGGAAATTGTCGACAACATCACCGATGTCGCCCATTTCGGGCCGGTGCACGGGTCGATCACCCAATACTTTGAAAACGAGTTCAAGGGGCATATTGCGGTGCAGCGCATGGGCGGCGGTCACCGCACCCTGACCACTGCTGGAGGGCCGATGCTGGAGACCGAAGCGGTGTACCACGGCCCCAGCCTGCTGATCACCAAGATGAGCGGCACCCACGATTCCTACATCTACATCGCCCATACACCGGTGGAAGACGGCTCGGCCTATGTGTGGCACGGCCTGATGGTGAAATCGCCCACCGGCCAACCGCAGTACACCGCGGAAGACACCGAGATCGCCCGTCAGTACCAGGCGATGGCGCTGGCCGCCTTCGCGCAGGACTTCGAGGTGTGGCGGCACAAGCGCCCCTGCATCAAGGGGCTGTTCGTGCAGGGCGATGGTGCCTTCCTCAAGCAGCGCGCCTGGTACAAGCAGTTCTACAACCCGCGGGCGATGAAACGCGAACTGCTGCAAGCGGTCGAGGGTGTGCACCGGGCGCGCGGCATGGACGGCGCCCCACCGGAAGCTGTCAAGCCGGTGCCGGTGGCAGCAGAAGAAGTGGTGAGCTGA